One Phaseolus vulgaris cultivar G19833 chromosome 4, P. vulgaris v2.0, whole genome shotgun sequence DNA window includes the following coding sequences:
- the LOC137836377 gene encoding uncharacterized protein — protein sequence MASLFMVPCQHRLLKKLQSHWHPKAAASNFIIRSEKTSTFSFRSNANIPIHEIPGASFDHYMDDKQRVIRDVFSDDKVTTQQINQEEWRINMPPIQCLFVSVKPTADLRLTFKSKGEDYPPHIPHHVTKVLELHFTRWELQGLSALYKDPNQIKLDVRGTVYPERKGKHSWLKNEMEMEITFCASPATAFIPESVLQSGIELIFKTVWDEMKKEFHGKLLQDYNRFKRNKTKKISV from the exons ATGGCAAGCCTTTTCATGGTTCCTTGCCAGCATCGATTGCTGAAGAAGTTGCAGAGCCATTGGCATCCAAAGGCAGCAGCATCAAACTTCATCATTAGGAGTGAGAAAACTTCCACATTCAGTTTCAGAAGCAATGCCAATATCCCTATTCATGAAATTCCTGGG GCTTCCTTTGATCACTACATGGATGACAAGCAGAGAGTTATTAGAGATGTGTTTTCTGATGACAAAGTAACAACTCAACAGATCAATCAG GAAGAGTGGAGGATAAACATGCCTCCCATACAATGCTTATTTGTGAGTGTGAAACCAACAGCAGATCTCAGGTTAACATTCAAGTCTAAAGGGGAAGATTATCCACCTCACATTCCTCATCATGTCACCAAAGTTCTTGAGCTTCACTTT ACAAGGTGGGAGCTGCAGGGCCTAAGTGCCCTTTACAAGGACCCTAACCAGATCAAACTAGATGTTAGAGGCACTGTATACCCAGAAAGAAAGGGAAAACACAGTTGGCTTAAGAATGAAATGGAGATGGAGATAACATTTTGTGCTTCTCCAGCAACAGCTTTCATTCCTGAAAGTGTCTTGCAGAGTGGCATAGAGCTG attttcaaaacaGTGTGGGATGAAATGAAGAAGGAATTCCATGGTAAATTGCTGCAAGATTATAACAGGTTCAAGAGAAACAAGACCAAGAAGATTTCTGTCTAA